GATGCCCTGCCCGATCGCGGTCTGACTTTGATTTGTGATGATGCCTTGGATCGCCGCAACAATGGTTGCGGCTTGCGTGGTGGGTGTCAGGCTCAACACGACCTCAGATCCATCAACGGTTCCATACTGGATAATAGCGACAGCCGTACTGTCAGCGGGCAGTGAGTTGACCAAAGCAACGGCTGCATCAGCCTGCCACTCCCAACGCCTCTTGGTCACCCCGCCGGCCGTTGCCAATAGCGTCATACTACCCGACGCATCCAGGACCAGGGCCAGATCCAGTCCTACTCCTCCGGTCTCGAAACCGGCAGCCGTGCCTGTCGGCGCGACCAGGGTTCCTACATTGTAGACAGTGCCGTCCGGGGGGGAATTCCAGGTCAAGGACGGCGCAGCCAAGGCGCTGCCCTGGGCGAAGAGCAGCAGCATGGCCGCTGCCAGCATGATCCCCAGCAGCCCCCGGAGCCTTCCCTTGGGCCGCTGTTCCACAGTCGAAAGTTGATACTTCATGGCAATCTCCTCAATTTTTCCAGTTATTGATTAGGTTGACGAAAAACATCCTTTACCTCCTACTTTACTCGAGCCTGAGACCGCCAAAAGTATCTGGGGCGACCTGATTCAAGGCATTTCCAGCTTTGTTTTATAGTCTATCAAGAATCATGCCGTTTCTTAATGTATTGATTTTGAATACTTTCCCGAAAACCGGTTCGGTCCGGGAATGGAAAAGTGTAAAGGATTCCGACAATGAGTGTAAATAATTCCGACAAGCAGGGTGGGATGTGATGTAAATGATGGATAAAGCGTATTTGACAAAACTAAGTGCCGGGTTGCTTTTTGCACTTGAGATTTTATTAAACGGCCTGTGGATTAGGACTTTTTCAACAAAAATTTATGATCAAGGCCTATTTACCGTGACAGACGGACGCCACATTCGAAAATCTGGTTTCGAATTTTTTGCTATTCGTCCCTCAGAGATATGCACATTTCAAGCCTTCCAGTTATTTTTTTCAGGCAAGCCAGTGTAAATGGTTTCTGAAATAAATCTATGCAAAAAACCAATTTCTTTCCGGTATGTTAGAAATTATCTCTTGCCTTGTTTTTCCATTGCGAAAAAAATGCCTGGCAATTAAACTGTAAAGAATTCCGACAGCATTTTGTTAAAATTTCCGACACTGGCAGCTGCAATGCCGACATCATTTCGTTCCGAGATCAAAGAGGGACACACGGCGCTGAATCGATTATGTCCTGATCATCCGGTGCGGACATCCCTATAGTGAATGAAACCTCTACGATACACTATGCTGCATGAAAAAATACTCCACTCCCGGCGCATCCTTGAACAGATGCTGAATGACTACGGCCCTGAACGGACTGCCGTGGCCTGGACCGGGGGCAAGGATTCCACTGTGGTCCTTTGGCTGTGGCGCTCCCTGCTCCTGGAGCGCGTCATGGCTCCCTGCAGGGCCGTGAATCTGGATACCGGGCTGAAGTTTCCCGAGGTGCTCCAACTCCGCGATCAGGTGGCCCGGGAATGGAACATTGACCTGCATGTCCAGCATCCGGAGGTCTGTCTGGTCGACTATCCTGTGGCCCAGGTTAAGCTGACTTGCTGCCGCGACCTGAAAATTCTTCCCCTGCAGCAGGCCGTCGCCGACCTCCACCTGTCCGCCCTGTTCACCGGGTTGCGCCGGGACGAAGCACCGAGCCGTAGCGGGTGTGAGCCCGTGGAGCCCCGTGTCGCCCCGGAGTATCTCCAGGTCAACCCAATCCTGGACTGGACGGAAATGGACATCTGGGCCTGCATCATGGAACAGGGACTTCCCTATTGCCCGCTCTACGACCAGGGCTACCGCTCCCTGGGTTGCACGCCCTGCACCCTTGCGCCGGACCAGGCCGCGGACAATGAAGAGCGGTCCGGGCGAGATCAGGACAAGGAGCGGCAAATGGCATCGTTGCGCAGTCTGGGATACTTTTGAGGCGGAAACCATGCGCATCTTGAGCGTTGGCGGGACGGACTTTGTTCAGGCCTGGCGGAACATGGGCCACCATGTCCTGACCATGGGCAAGGGGGCCGGCCACGACGTGCCCTTGACGCACCCCATCGGCCCACGGGAGCTGTGGGAGATACTCTCGGGCCGGGATTTCCGGCCGGAGCTGACCGTCTGGGTGGACCGCTGCCGCCCGCTGGAGGTCTTTGGCCTGGAACGGCTGCCGGGAGTGGTCGTCGGGTATTCCATTGATCAGTACTGCAACCCCTGGCACGTGCCCTATAGTTGGGCTTTTGACCTGTTTCTGGTGGCTCAGAAGGACTATCTGGAACTGTTTCACGATCCGCGGGCCTGGCGGGAGTGCCGCTGGTTTCCGCTCTACTGCCGCCTGGACATGGACCGGGATCCCGGTGTGGAGCGAGACATTCCGGTCAGTTTCGTGGGCACGCTGAATCCGCCGCTGAATCCGGATCGAGGTCCGTTTCTGCACCGCTTCCGTCGGACGTGCCCGACCATTGTCCAGCAGGGTGCGTATGCCCCGATCTTCGGACGCAGCAGGATCGTGATCAACCAGAGTGCGGTGGGGGAGTTGAATTTCCGTCTGTTTCAGGCCGCGGCCTGCGGTGCCGTGGTGCTCACCGAGGACGTGGAAAACGGTTTGCGTGATGCCTTTGCCCCTGGCGAGGAGATCCTGCTCTATCCTCGCAACGATCCCCAGACAGCCGCCCGCATCGCAATGGAGGCGCTGTCCGAGCCGACCCGGTTGGGCGAAATCGCCCGCCGCGGCAGGCGCCGGGTGCAGCGGGATCACAGCTCCACGGTCCGGGCCCGGGAAATCCTCAGATTGGTCGGCCCCCTGCTGGACTCGCAAGCCTCCATGCGCCGCAAAGGCGGCATGGGGCTGGTCCGGGAACACCTGCTCAAAACCTACGCCTCCCTGGCCACGGACAAGGAGATCCCTCTGCCCCTGGAACACCGCCAGTTTTACGCCGAAGTGGCCCGGGAGACCTGCCAGGAAACCCTGGGTAGGTGAGAGGCTTCAATCCGGGTTGCATTCACGCCTTGCGGACACAAGCGATCACCACGGCAGAAAAGGCCTGGCCCCAACATCCGGCTACAGCAGGTTCGAGGCCAGGCGCATGGCCGAGTTGCGGAAGACGGCGAATTTGGAAAGGGAGCGCAGCCGGTCCAGGGTAAACTCCTCGCAGTCTGCCAGATCCTCTTCGAAAATGGCCTCATGTCGACGGGCCAAACCCTCGTCCAGAAACCAGACCATCAATTCCTTGTGCAGTTCCAGGCTGCGCATGTCGATGTTCATCGTCCCGATGGAGAGCAGGTTGCCGTCGATGGTCAAAGTCTTGGCGTGAAAAAATCCCCGCATGTAGAAATACACCTTTCCCCCGGCCTCCAGGAGCGCTCCGAAATAGGTCTGGGCCGCGTACCAGGCGGTCCGCTTGTCCGGCAGGCCGGTCATCATCAACCGCACGTCCACCCCGGCCAGGGCGACGTTGACCATGGTCTCGTAGATCTGCTCGTCTGGAACGAAATACGGCGACTGAATCCAGATCCGCTTGCGGGCATGGCCCATGGCCAGGACGTGGGCTCGGCGCGCGGCCTGCCATTTGTCCTCCACGCTGGTGGCCACGACCTGGACCGGAACGCAGGATTCAGGCAGGGGAGCATAATCCGGAAAAAAGCGCGGGGAAAAGAGATTTTCTCGATCGGTTCGGGACCAGCGCAGGGCAAAGAGCTTTTGCAGTTCAGCCACCGCCGGACCGCGAAAGCGGACATGGGTGTCCCGCCAGGCCGGAAAACGCCGACCACCATCAATATACTCTTGCCCGACGTTGATGCCACCGGTGTACCCAAGCACCCCGTCGATGACCACGATCTTGCGGTGGTTGCGATAGTTGGCCCTGTTGAGCTGCCGCACGTCGAAGCGGATTCTGGCCCCGGCTGCGGCCAGCTGCTTGAGCTCCGTTTTCCGGTAAGGCAGGTTGCCGATAAAGTCGTTGAGCATCCGCACTTCCACCCCGGTTCGGAGGCGGTCCAGAAGAATGGCCACCAGTTCCGCGGTGAGCTGGTCCCGTTCCCAGATGAAGTATTGGATATTGATGGTCTTCCTGGCCTGGGCGATATCCTCCTTCAACAGCGCGAATTTGGCCGCGCCGCTGGGCAGGATACGCACATCACAGGCCGGCAGGGGCGGTGCGGACTCGGTCTGTTCAATGAGTTGCACCAGCCGGGTGTACCCGTGCTGCCTGGCCCATTGCCGCCCGCTTTCCGCCTCGTCGGCATACCGGGCATAGATTGCGCGCATGGTCGGTCCGGCCATGGCCCGCTGGCGTTCGTGCAGCCCCTGCTGCTCGGCGATCTTGCGCCAGTTGCGACCAAAAAAATAATACAGCAGCAGCCCCAGCAAGGGCAGAAAGGAGAGCACCACCAGCCAGGCCAGGGTCTTGGTCGGGTCACGCTGGTCATTGACCAACACAACAAGCACGGTGAACCAGTAGAGAAAAAAGGCAACCACCAGAACGGTCGGCCAGCTCTCTACGAATTGCCATTCCATGGCGCGTCCTTTGCGATGATTGCCTCCGGCCTTCAGCGCATGGCCTCGGGGAACAATTTGCCCGCGGTTTCGCGCAGTTTATACTTCTGGATCTTGCCGCTGGCGGTCATGGGATAGGCATCCACGAAAGCGACATACCTGGGGGTCTTGTACCGGGCGATCTTCCCTCTGCAGAAGTCCCGGACCTCTTCAGGGGTCAGGGTCACGCCTGCCTTGGGAACAATGAACGCGCCGACCTCCTCGCCGTACTTGCGGCTGGGCACGCCCACCACCTGGACATCTGAAATGCCCTCCATGGTGTACAGAAACTCCTCGATCTCCCGGGGATAAATATTTTCCCCACCGCGAATGATCATATCC
This is a stretch of genomic DNA from Desulfonatronum thioautotrophicum. It encodes these proteins:
- a CDS encoding phosphoadenosine phosphosulfate reductase family protein; protein product: MLHEKILHSRRILEQMLNDYGPERTAVAWTGGKDSTVVLWLWRSLLLERVMAPCRAVNLDTGLKFPEVLQLRDQVAREWNIDLHVQHPEVCLVDYPVAQVKLTCCRDLKILPLQQAVADLHLSALFTGLRRDEAPSRSGCEPVEPRVAPEYLQVNPILDWTEMDIWACIMEQGLPYCPLYDQGYRSLGCTPCTLAPDQAADNEERSGRDQDKERQMASLRSLGYF
- a CDS encoding glycosyltransferase — encoded protein: MRILSVGGTDFVQAWRNMGHHVLTMGKGAGHDVPLTHPIGPRELWEILSGRDFRPELTVWVDRCRPLEVFGLERLPGVVVGYSIDQYCNPWHVPYSWAFDLFLVAQKDYLELFHDPRAWRECRWFPLYCRLDMDRDPGVERDIPVSFVGTLNPPLNPDRGPFLHRFRRTCPTIVQQGAYAPIFGRSRIVINQSAVGELNFRLFQAAACGAVVLTEDVENGLRDAFAPGEEILLYPRNDPQTAARIAMEALSEPTRLGEIARRGRRRVQRDHSSTVRAREILRLVGPLLDSQASMRRKGGMGLVREHLLKTYASLATDKEIPLPLEHRQFYAEVARETCQETLGR
- the cls gene encoding cardiolipin synthase, which produces MEWQFVESWPTVLVVAFFLYWFTVLVVLVNDQRDPTKTLAWLVVLSFLPLLGLLLYYFFGRNWRKIAEQQGLHERQRAMAGPTMRAIYARYADEAESGRQWARQHGYTRLVQLIEQTESAPPLPACDVRILPSGAAKFALLKEDIAQARKTINIQYFIWERDQLTAELVAILLDRLRTGVEVRMLNDFIGNLPYRKTELKQLAAAGARIRFDVRQLNRANYRNHRKIVVIDGVLGYTGGINVGQEYIDGGRRFPAWRDTHVRFRGPAVAELQKLFALRWSRTDRENLFSPRFFPDYAPLPESCVPVQVVATSVEDKWQAARRAHVLAMGHARKRIWIQSPYFVPDEQIYETMVNVALAGVDVRLMMTGLPDKRTAWYAAQTYFGALLEAGGKVYFYMRGFFHAKTLTIDGNLLSIGTMNIDMRSLELHKELMVWFLDEGLARRHEAIFEEDLADCEEFTLDRLRSLSKFAVFRNSAMRLASNLL